tgtgtgtgtttgagacttAATATGAAAGGTTAAAGGAAGTTCTGGGTTAGGATTAGGCTGTTTACCCAGTGATAATGCAGAACTCTCAGCTATAATAAAAAACGGGGAATAATAACACGTTCAGGCCTACTTTGGacattttcatttaaaatgcCATCTGGACATGGGCGTTAGCTAATTTTCCCTTCTGACAGGCTCCAAAACACCATCATACAGAGAAGTCCAGATGTCACGAAGGCACCATTCAGTCCTTTATTGGAGCATCTTCAGTATTCCTTTAACTTCCTGTTTCTCTGCAGACTCCAGCCCATCACACCCTTTCTTCTTGTTTTAGAACCGTGTCTCTGACCGGGATGTGTCCTTGTAGCTCAGAGGAGTCCCCGTTCAGCTTCATTCTTCTATAACTGATAAACTGCTGCGACCTGAGCTGTACTGAGGAGAGACACCAGGGTGGGACAGAATCCGCTACACGCGATTCACTACATAGCTCTCATAGGAATGACCCAGCAGTCTCTCGACCTCTGCCTTGGGCACCACCCAACATCTGCCCAGGTGGCGCTTTTGCAACGAGTCTTTCAGTGCCTTGTCCTGCAGCGTTACGGCCATCTGCTCTGATCCCCATGTCAGGATTCCTCTTGCTATGATGTCCTCCCTGAGCCTGTGAGCTCCTCTGTCAGGAGGATTCTTCACCACAATCATGTCAGCGTACTGAAACTGGCCTGTAGGCAGACAAAGAGCATCAGTGATTTAATCTGACTCACTGAACAATGTAGGTCATTGTAGATCCTTGATTGCATGCCACTTTTGGGAACTTCTAGAGATGCACCTTTTGCACTCTTCCATTACAAGCTCAGTGAATGGTTTAAAACCAGTGTAACCAGCAGAAAAATGGCATTCCTCACTCGTCTGCTCTGCCTCAGCAGCTGCAGCGCTATGAGAAAGAAACGTCTCAAACTATAATCTGGTGTATGACAATTAGACAACTTTACACGAACACTAGATTTCTAATGCTGTTTACTTTTTGTACTTCCTGCTTGGCTAGTGGACAACAAAAGTAACTGGTTGGGTGAAAACACAACCATGTCCTGGTAagattgaaaaaaaaatcaaacatccTGATCACCTGAGAAAGCGTGATGCCATGCTAATTAAATGTCGATCATTTATTGGAGGAATGCATATTGTCTAGCATCTTTCTTAACTATGTTTTTAACTAAGAGTTTGTTAAAATACTTTTTTTAAGTCAAATAATTCAAAAACATTTCATGTGCGTAAATTGGTCCAATCCGATCCACCCACTTAAGATCGTAGGAAACATTTTATTTAGATTACATCTCTTTATCTTgtgaaaacaaacttgttttggaGGGAAACTAGTGCGACTAACTTCAAACATCAGGTCAGTTCAGGTGAATGGTATTCAGTTTCCTAAAAGTCGGCATGTTTCAAATCACTTGGAAGCTCCAGCAAGTCGCTCTAATTTTGAACCAATCAAAAATGTGCAATATACGCTTCCTCTAGAAGTAGTCTGCAGTAGCAGACGTTGGGAAACCATTTTATTCTCACCATGAATAAGAAACCATCACAAAACTGCACTTCACAAAAGTGTTGCATCCACCAATCTGACATTCTCAGCTGCAGCCAGTGAGTTACTGGTTTGGGTGGCCAGCGGGGCTTTGATGACATTGAAAATGTTATGGTTGCTTACCCAGAAGGCCTTGAGTTGTCTCTGAAAGCCCTTCTCCATCTATGATGTAAAAACCCAGGTGGGCCATCTGCAGGTAGTCGGGGTGTTTGTAGTGGTGGAACAAAACCAGGAACCTCACACCCTTTGCCAACTGGATCCAGCAGCTCTGATGATTGTCAACGGTGATGGTCACCCCCTGCCTTCTCACTGATCCCTGCCGATTGGTGGGCAGAATTTCGCGTCCTTCCCCTTCTACCACCACAGCCTCCAGTGACACTGTGATCATGATGTCACCAGAACTGCCCGTGGGTGACGAAATGATGAGCTGGTCGAAGTAGGTTCGAGAACGGCTTTCTGATCCGTGCTTTGAAGGAGCTCCCATCAGATGGCCATCTACAATTAAACCTTCAAAAGAACACAAAAGAATTTAAAAATAGatgttaaacaaaataaataattaatattACTGTTTTGCATACCTTGCTCTGGGTCCTCTAATAACCTGAGAACATCGGCCGCTCTGCCATCAACGGTGAAGCACAGATTCTCGTGCAGTTTTGGAAGTTGGACCACAAAATGAGGATCTCCGTCAACTACAACGAACAACAGTGAGACTAGATATAAACACAAGAACAAACTGCAGAACATGCATAATGGAAGAGATACAAACAAACCAGTTGGAAGAATCCTGACCTGATGAAGAGAAGATCCTCACAGAGCTCAGTCTGGTTGGAGGTTCTAAAAGCACAAGACATGTAGGTAAACGACAGTCCTCCAGTCTCCCAAGAACCAAAACCAACAAGACTAGAGAAATATACAGGTGAAACAAAAAATGAGATTATggcgcaaaagtccatttatgtcagtaatccagcttagactgagagaccatctaaagcagatgtcaccaactccagtcctcgaggggtaCCATCCTGCTAGTTTTCTGTATTTCCTGCTCTACCACACCTGAACGGAGTAACTCACTAACTCTGCATAAACCTGTTAACTACTCATTCATTTCAATCAGATGTGTGGGAGCAGAGAAACAGCTAACGtgtgcaggatggtagccctcgaggaccaggctcaggaaccatttgcaggtgttctgCGTTCATTGGCtggttagagtgtgacactttgagtctggagtattcaacattttctaaatactctcattgtctgagattttgaatgtgggggttttcatcagctgtaagccataatcatcacaattataataaataaatgcAGAAATATCCGGCTTTGCTTGTATGAGTCTATCTGTAATATATTAGTTTCATCTttgaagttgaattactgacatacatgaacttttgcaccatattcttatTTTTTAGTTTAACCTGTAGGAGCACAACTGTTTAATATTTACAAACCTTTGAGATACTCACCAAATGACTGACTGTCCTCCGTGTCCTCCACTGAAAATGTAAAACACACATTTAACAGGAAAACCTTCAAGCTCGAAAAGCTGAAAATTTTTACAAATCAAAGAAACGTACAGGTAACATAGCCGAGGTTGTAATCATCATAGTCATATGTTGCATCATAATCTGGAAAATAAAAGTAATGAGATAAAAATGAAGTCGTTCACATGACTTGGGAAAAGTTAGAAAATGTCGATCACCTTTTGCAAGATCACTGTCTGTTGAGCAGGAAAGAAGAGGAAAAGATGATCAAGTTCAATAATAATGTAAACTGGTCCATTAGTTGATTAGACAAGTGGCCCCATGACAAAGGTTCAATCTCTAAATTGTTGCTTATTACTTTGAAAATCTGCACTGGACTCTCAAAGCCCAATGAGAGAGACGTGTTAAGAAAAAGTGACTCACCTTTTCTCTGAATGTGAAGCGAAGTAGAAAAATCTGAGGAAGAAAACAAAGAATTCAGTTAGAGAAGTTGTTAGAGTTGTTAGAGTTTTTAATCCATAAGCATATATTGCATGTCCGTTTTAAACTGCTTCAGTGGAAAAGTGCCGAATGATAGTTAGAAGATAGCTTCTAAGTAACCAGAAGTATATTATCATTTATTCAGAATTTAATTTTATAAACTGTAACTTTGCGTTAAATTTcatatgtttgtttatttcagcAGACTCAACCCATTGATGCAGCAGAAGTATAGGATTTGGCTGATGCTGATGTCTGCATCTGTTCATGTCGTGCGTGAAACTGACCGCTGTGTAAGAGTTTATAAAATACTGTTTGTGTGAACCAACGTGAATGTTAAGAGATGGACTGAAAGAGCAGGCCTAAAGCCCAACCATTTGATTTTAAAAGGGCTTAGAaatctctgcaggttggtctagccacactccattgtagcctcagcaggtctaccattggcctgagtgGTTTTGTGTTATGCCAATTACAgcgctctgtcggtttggtggtcCAATCACAGAACTCGGCAGGATGATGCAACTGAGCAGAACAAGTAAGATGGCGACGGCTGGTTTGAAACGTCTTtttgcatcaactttggactttttagacttgggcttttctttgaggcaagagcagatagatgtatttaagtcctttatttttaaaaagggtgtatttgtgtgttctttaactcattcactgcattttttttactgtttgaccatcggaacgagcccccgcgctgagagaaccaacatctcagccctgaagccgatcttcatccgcatacgtcacagatcacatgatcaggaagcaacacatccacgtgtttggagatcgttttgggccgttcctgtaaaaaaaaaaaagaggcgcgaaccggaaaagtgtctgccgatcacaattcaacaacggattatgaaagaacggataacgctcgaaacacgcggcttcttcctgatgtaagaggtgagtctcctctttgttttggttgttttggcgtcgacatcatgctagcgcgcaacgttcggtgactcttaaaaaacagtaaaaacggtgagaaacgctggcagcgaaggccgttagcgatcaggaaacggctggcagtgaatgagttaacagtgtatggtggaccagctctttgactgacatccatagcggtgagtATGTAACATAGTTCGTTgttcaatagcatgcagagacagtttgaaagacaactgtagattccacATCCTGACTGAGATCTGTCTACGGGTCAGGACCAGAGTATATATTCATGTAAGTAGGATGACTACAGGCCACATGAAATGAACACAAGTAGACCAAGAAGCACCAGATCCAAAGAGttgaatgcgttgtgatttacccTGAAGCCCCGCCGCTTCCCAGAATCCAGCCTCATCAGTCAAACCAGGCATGGGAGCAAAGGTGCCTGACACAAAGGTGGCAATGCCCAGGTCAATGTCAGCATTGGAGTTGGTGTTGTTTGTATTCACCACAGCTGGAGCTGCAGCGGTGGTGGGGGAGGTGAGTACAGATGGCAGCTTGGCTGGGATAGAAGTGGTCTCAGGCTGATGAAGATGTGGAGCTGCAGTAGTGATGTTATCTGCCTCTGGGGACAGTCCTGTCGGTAGAGCTGTCCTCACAGGACTGATGTGTTGGACTGATGCCCTGTCAGGTAGAGCAGCTGGGTGAGTTCTGGTTGAGTTAAGTAGTGGCGGAGAGCTGGTGCTGAATGTTAGCACACTTGTTGAGAGGGTGGTTGTTGTCATCATATTCTGAATGGAATTGGGCATTTTTCCAGGTGCTGGAGGTGATGCTATTTTTAGAACATTGAGCAGAGATGTGGAAATCCTTCCTGATGATGGAGGAACGTCAGATTTTGAGCAGTTTTGGGAGTCAGCTGGCTGTTTTCCGGAAAATGACGCTGGGGCATGTTTGATGGGACCAGGACTTGAGGTTGCAGTAATTTTCTTGGAAGGCATCGCCGATGTTTTTGATGTGGAAGATGGCAACATGCTCTTTTTTGTTTTTAGAGTCTTTGAGGGTGGTTGAGGTGGGCTTGGTTTGGATTTGTTAGGACTGATGTTAGAGGAGGAGCTGGGTTTCTTGGCAACACCAGTGATTGATGTTTTGACAGGCGTCCCGACTGGTGGTGTTGTGGTCGTTGTGCCTGTAGTTGTGGGTTTTGCTGTGGTTGGAGTTAGACCTGCTTCATCTGGATCTGGTTTGACAACAACTAAAGACGTAACTGGAGTCACAAAGTTGTATTTGAGTGAGAGATTGGTGGCTTTGTCTGTCAGTAACCTTTGAGTCACAGGGTCGGTAGCATTCAGTTTGGCCAGTAACAGTTCTTTAATGGTAAAATATGCCCAGAGACGATGCACAAAGCTGGAGATCCCTTCCAGATCTTCCAGACAGTCTAGAAAACCTGAGGTCCTATTTCCCTTTGTGTGGGAAACAAGCACATCATTCTCTAACTGTATGTGCTGCTTTGAGTCGATCGCGGACACTGACACCTTTAAATCTCTAATCCCTGGTTTTAATCTCCCTGCCACAATTAGCTCAGATCCTTGGAAGTAGTTTGGAAACAAGGAGCGGGTTACATCAAAAGCTTGATCATTTAGGTACGACAACTGGATGTCTGACAGCAAAGGGCTGGCTACTTCATCATAAAAGTCCTTCAGTTGTAAGACTGCATCTGCATCCTCGTAGACCATCCTGGCTACGCCTCTGTTCTCCAGAGCCAGGCGTTTCAGAAGAAGGAAGTCTGCATCATCGCCAAAGGCAAGGCCAAACAGGGAAGCTGAGCCCAGCGCCTTCTTGGCATTATTAAGGATGGTGTCACCAGATGTTTCTCCAGTGGTTGCTTCCCCATCTGTCAGAAAAATCACCAGTGGTACTCGGTGGGATGAAAAATGTTTGGAGGACCCAGTCGATGAAGGATTAACAAGCTGTGCTGCTGAAAGCAGAGCTGCGTTGATATTGGTCCCTAATAAAACATGTAGACAGTGGAGACAATCAGATTAGAAAGATAAACACTAACAAAATAAAATCGTAAACTTCCAATCATTGGTTTTCAACTCACATCCTTCAGCAATGATTCTTCTGACAAATTCTTTAGCTTCTCGTATATTCTGTCGAGTTGCTCGCACTGTGCGTCCTCTCTTCCAAGTGTGAACCTTATCTGAAAAGGTGATGATGTTGAAGTGATCTCCTTCTCTAAGGTCTCCAAGGATGGTGTTCATGGCCTGCTTGGTCTACTGACAGAAATCAAAGGCATTACTGAACCTCAAAACTGTGTATTTTAGTATTCTTATCAAGCCACAGTTGTTCAGACCACTGGGCCATTAGCCTTGTCACTCTACCTGCAATATTTTGGTTCCTATCATCGAACCGCTGACGTCAATAACAAATATAACATCCTTGGGAACCACAGGAAGTCCTCTGGGTGCAAAGTAATGTACGAAATAGCCGTCGTACACCTACAGAGTGAGAAGTCAAACATTCATGTTGCTGAAAGGACATTCCTTTAGAAAGAGATGACCACAGAAACAGAAGACACTGCTGACCTGGACATCGCCCATGAGCTCGCTGAGGTCAACGTCATACTGTACAATGAAATCTGCATTGAGACCATTAGGAGATATGTTGTTTTGCTGCTGTAGAGTTGGACTGTAGTAAACTCTTGCACAGCAAGCACTCTGCTCAACACGAGTGGATGCAGGGACACTTGTATTGGctgcagaaagaaaaacaaagtaTTGATTAAAACATCTAGAACAGTTATAGTTCATCTGGGGGATTCACTCTGGAAGCACACTCCCACAGATTTTACCTTGAGCAGAGTCTGACAGCAGTCGACTTGTCTTGAGAGGAAGTACTTTGACAAAACTAATACCCGTCCTTTCATGTATGCTGACATCTAACGTGAGGTTCTGCACAAGCTGGCCTGGCCTCAGACCCAAACTGAGCTCGTAGCGTCCAAGGCGACGAGGTAACAACTCCTCGTACGACAGTAGGAAGGACATTCGAGTTCCCGAAGGCACACTCACTGCCACGCGAAACTTTTCTATTTCTCTTTCTCTGGAACACCATAGAAGACAAAAAGCATCCGTTTgacatgaataaaaataacatctGGAGTGAATTAGGTAAGAGAAGTACTCACTTGGTAGCGACCAGTCCGGCTGTTTTTCCTTGCTTCTTTGCAGCGTCATATATTTTTCTGGCTGCCGCTCTTTCTTTCACCTGGGCCACATACACCTTACCATTAGAGGTGCTTATGGGACAGAGGACAGAGGAGGAATAAATGGGTCTCTGTGTGGCTTACAGTGGACAGATTATATTACACTCTGTGGACTGCTTTGACTCGTGGAGGTGGGTctactttaaccctctcaggttcaaaataagttttgataaaaggacgaacggctaagtccttcaggggtacttctgagttaaaaagtgCTCAAGAAACACGTATGTTGgaataaccaggtaggtaggttttaagtgTTGCAAATCGGCAACGCCTGCCTTCAGAGGGTTAATTTGACCTCTTGTATTTCCAGAGCAATCACAAAGCTGCTTCACAAACGGGCCTTGTGTTTGTTTACAGATGGAGTTCCTGCCACTCAAAAAAAAGGTAATTTCCCTCTGAAAACAGGGACCCTATTGGTCAATCTTCTAGGTGCTACACCCTGCTTGATCTCAACCAAGTCCACTTCTCCGAAATAGGCATTCAGAGTACTTCCAAGACGTTGACGATCAATGATGTCACACAAGGAGGTGCTAATTTAAGTTCATGTCCTTTCCAAATGAAAAGAAGGTGTAACTAAAGTAAACCCACAGAGGACTCTTGTTCAAGACAGAGTAGAAAAACTTGAGAGATGTGAGTGGAAAGTAGAGATGCCACATATTTACACATGACTGAGGGGCAAAGGAAGTGACTGAACACCAGTGGCCTACACGCAGAACACAGAGGTCTTAGTTTCACAGAAATGCCAGAGAACTAATGCAGTGTGTTGGCTGCAGTTATCTCCCCCTGGCTCTTTGGTGTTATGCAGACAGTTGTGTTATTCCTGATGAAAAACAGCCTCGGTAAAACCCTTCTGTCAGGTAACCGAGCCACCAGCAACACCCCATCACAATAATTTTATGATggtttattattttatcatgggTGTTTTATGATGGAGGCCTCTAAAGAAGTTTCTGCTTCGGGCCCCAAAGTGACATGGGACAGGTCTGGTCACAATGAGTATATTTAATCTGCAACCCCCTCACTTCTGGCTGTACTTCTACAGTTCTACACGTTCATCTGTGGAATGTTTTGGACTATAAGGAGTCAGTGATGGACCTAATGACTGTTGGAGAACAAGCAGAAAAAGCCCAAACCATCAGTCCTCCACCAACATGCTGACTGGGATCAGCTGTTAGCATTTTTCCAAgtcaaggactccaaagtgctttggaTTACAATCATTCACACATTGATGGTGAAGAataacatcgtagccacagcagtcccaaggcacactgacagaagcgaggctaccacaaaatcctttatttttttatttatttcccccccccatgtcctgtctggctgtgaagcaaacagaattgatgtctgaatgctggtgacaagccttacagatttactctcaggtggagcgtcAAAACGTCTgcattaatgtcacgcctgatacttaaaactttattgttattgttttttgatgctttataattctgaccagacacggagtcagaggtgaaagagaaaggaagagacaaaagaaggaggggggtggggggtccacaaagacaaacaatcaatgatgaacaagagtctgcttctagacctgcagaaaagggacacacaacaatacatcaggagcaagctctcactgcgtcaacctgatgaggaaatattaaatcaacgttgttttactgaacaatcacatgataataaatcacagttcattaagtgcccaccatagccttaagacatgttgaaaatgcccaactccatacttatgagagcaccatgtgagcacctgtgtgtgtacacgcgctcatttatgtaaggtttctctataggagcgtccaatagagagtgtgaggggccacagatctgccccctaaagatgtgtaggagacggaaggagctccaagtctcagagatccaggagctgacccagagcacagggaccccaaggagactgcaaccagaaaagcccctgcccccctcaagtggcgcagaggattgctccagggggccacaaccagcagccggcagagacccgggagatatcagcggcaagcccacaggcccgccctcaGCCTCCCAccaccaagccggccgagcctgtaACCCAGCGAcccagaacccagcgacccggaacccaggggtgaccacccccattggggacccaacagagcccagggactcagaccccaccaggcaatcactgggattaatcaggcagacgccaaaaatcttaaaccccctgacccgggagccacgaacactcaggcagaccaaggcaccacactccacaccaagtgtggcagggggaggggaggcaaagatgtatagcagcaaaagaagtcccaggagaggggaagagtcaaaggccccacctgacatatacagtcatacacaaacacagtcacacactccctccctcatgctcacacatacacatacaacctaaggcttacaaaaatgcacgccatacACCCACTGTAGCGGAAAttcacattttatatcctcagattAACTTTGGATTCACACGAAGGAGAATATAACTATTTTCACAAAGTTTTTCCTCtcacattt
The sequence above is a segment of the Nothobranchius furzeri strain GRZ-AD chromosome 15, NfurGRZ-RIMD1, whole genome shotgun sequence genome. Coding sequences within it:
- the itih6 gene encoding inter-alpha-trypsin inhibitor heavy chain H6 isoform X2, with the protein product MKFLKIHWVLVCLCMNVQEGLSEDYEAHLDENLQLHRAEHKTRPTKPVLKVTDYHVKCSVVSRYAVTTVQSSVWNQLPVIKEAAFEVDLPSSSFISNFTITSNGKVYVAQVKERAAARKIYDAAKKQGKTAGLVATKEREIEKFRVAVSVPSGTRMSFLLSYEELLPRRLGRYELSLGLRPGQLVQNLTLDVSIHERTGISFVKVLPLKTSRLLSDSAQANTSVPASTRVEQSACCARVYYSPTLQQQNNISPNGLNADFIVQYDVDLSELMGDVQVYDGYFVHYFAPRGLPVVPKDVIFVIDVSGSMIGTKILQTKQAMNTILGDLREGDHFNIITFSDKVHTWKRGRTVRATRQNIREAKEFVRRIIAEGWTNINAALLSAAQLVNPSSTGSSKHFSSHRVPLVIFLTDGEATTGETSGDTILNNAKKALGSASLFGLAFGDDADFLLLKRLALENRGVARMVYEDADAVLQLKDFYDEVASPLLSDIQLSYLNDQAFDVTRSLFPNYFQGSELIVAGRLKPGIRDLKVSVSAIDSKQHIQLENDVLVSHTKGNRTSGFLDCLEDLEGISSFVHRLWAYFTIKELLLAKLNATDPVTQRLLTDKATNLSLKYNFVTPVTSLVVVKPDPDEAGLTPTTAKPTTTGTTTTTPPVGTPVKTSITGVAKKPSSSSNISPNKSKPSPPQPPSKTLKTKKSMLPSSTSKTSAMPSKKITATSSPGPIKHAPASFSGKQPADSQNCSKSDVPPSSGRISTSLLNVLKIASPPAPGKMPNSIQNMMTTTTLSTSVLTFSTSSPPLLNSTRTHPAALPDRASVQHISPVRTALPTGLSPEADNITTAAPHLHQPETTSIPAKLPSVLTSPTTAAAPAVVNTNNTNSNADIDLGIATFVSGTFAPMPGLTDEAGFWEAAGLQDFSTSLHIQRKDSDLAKDYDATYDYDDYNLGYVTLEDTEDSQSFEPPTRLSSVRIFSSSVDGDPHFVVQLPKLHENLCFTVDGRAADVLRLLEDPEQGLIVDGHLMGAPSKHGSESRSRTYFDQLIISSPTGSSGDIMITVSLEAVVVEGEGREILPTNRQGSVRRQGVTITVDNHQSCWIQLAKGVRFLVLFHHYKHPDYLQMAHLGFYIIDGEGLSETTQGLLGQFQYADMIVVKNPPDRGAHRLREDIIARGILTWGSEQMAVTLQDKALKDSLQKRHLGRCWVVPKAEVERLLGHSYESYVVNRV
- the itih6 gene encoding inter-alpha-trypsin inhibitor heavy chain H6 isoform X1, which encodes MNSSDSNTLDTKPWPNSNFGRLWTFLRVLKKKLPSCIFLIANLLLFQRAEHKTRPTKPVLKVTDYHVKCSVVSRYAVTTVQSSVWNQLPVIKEAAFEVDLPSSSFISNFTITSNGKVYVAQVKERAAARKIYDAAKKQGKTAGLVATKEREIEKFRVAVSVPSGTRMSFLLSYEELLPRRLGRYELSLGLRPGQLVQNLTLDVSIHERTGISFVKVLPLKTSRLLSDSAQANTSVPASTRVEQSACCARVYYSPTLQQQNNISPNGLNADFIVQYDVDLSELMGDVQVYDGYFVHYFAPRGLPVVPKDVIFVIDVSGSMIGTKILQTKQAMNTILGDLREGDHFNIITFSDKVHTWKRGRTVRATRQNIREAKEFVRRIIAEGWTNINAALLSAAQLVNPSSTGSSKHFSSHRVPLVIFLTDGEATTGETSGDTILNNAKKALGSASLFGLAFGDDADFLLLKRLALENRGVARMVYEDADAVLQLKDFYDEVASPLLSDIQLSYLNDQAFDVTRSLFPNYFQGSELIVAGRLKPGIRDLKVSVSAIDSKQHIQLENDVLVSHTKGNRTSGFLDCLEDLEGISSFVHRLWAYFTIKELLLAKLNATDPVTQRLLTDKATNLSLKYNFVTPVTSLVVVKPDPDEAGLTPTTAKPTTTGTTTTTPPVGTPVKTSITGVAKKPSSSSNISPNKSKPSPPQPPSKTLKTKKSMLPSSTSKTSAMPSKKITATSSPGPIKHAPASFSGKQPADSQNCSKSDVPPSSGRISTSLLNVLKIASPPAPGKMPNSIQNMMTTTTLSTSVLTFSTSSPPLLNSTRTHPAALPDRASVQHISPVRTALPTGLSPEADNITTAAPHLHQPETTSIPAKLPSVLTSPTTAAAPAVVNTNNTNSNADIDLGIATFVSGTFAPMPGLTDEAGFWEAAGLQDFSTSLHIQRKDSDLAKDYDATYDYDDYNLGYVTLEDTEDSQSFEPPTRLSSVRIFSSSVDGDPHFVVQLPKLHENLCFTVDGRAADVLRLLEDPEQGLIVDGHLMGAPSKHGSESRSRTYFDQLIISSPTGSSGDIMITVSLEAVVVEGEGREILPTNRQGSVRRQGVTITVDNHQSCWIQLAKGVRFLVLFHHYKHPDYLQMAHLGFYIIDGEGLSETTQGLLGQFQYADMIVVKNPPDRGAHRLREDIIARGILTWGSEQMAVTLQDKALKDSLQKRHLGRCWVVPKAEVERLLGHSYESYVVNRV
- the itih6 gene encoding inter-alpha-trypsin inhibitor heavy chain H6 isoform X3, which codes for MTLQRSKEKQPDWSLPSEYFSYLIHSRCYFYSCQTDAFCLLWCSREREIEKFRVAVSVPSGTRMSFLLSYEELLPRRLGRYELSLGLRPGQLVQNLTLDVSIHERTGISFVKVLPLKTSRLLSDSAQANTSVPASTRVEQSACCARVYYSPTLQQQNNISPNGLNADFIVQYDVDLSELMGDVQVYDGYFVHYFAPRGLPVVPKDVIFVIDVSGSMIGTKILQTKQAMNTILGDLREGDHFNIITFSDKVHTWKRGRTVRATRQNIREAKEFVRRIIAEGWTNINAALLSAAQLVNPSSTGSSKHFSSHRVPLVIFLTDGEATTGETSGDTILNNAKKALGSASLFGLAFGDDADFLLLKRLALENRGVARMVYEDADAVLQLKDFYDEVASPLLSDIQLSYLNDQAFDVTRSLFPNYFQGSELIVAGRLKPGIRDLKVSVSAIDSKQHIQLENDVLVSHTKGNRTSGFLDCLEDLEGISSFVHRLWAYFTIKELLLAKLNATDPVTQRLLTDKATNLSLKYNFVTPVTSLVVVKPDPDEAGLTPTTAKPTTTGTTTTTPPVGTPVKTSITGVAKKPSSSSNISPNKSKPSPPQPPSKTLKTKKSMLPSSTSKTSAMPSKKITATSSPGPIKHAPASFSGKQPADSQNCSKSDVPPSSGRISTSLLNVLKIASPPAPGKMPNSIQNMMTTTTLSTSVLTFSTSSPPLLNSTRTHPAALPDRASVQHISPVRTALPTGLSPEADNITTAAPHLHQPETTSIPAKLPSVLTSPTTAAAPAVVNTNNTNSNADIDLGIATFVSGTFAPMPGLTDEAGFWEAAGLQDFSTSLHIQRKDSDLAKDYDATYDYDDYNLGYVTLEDTEDSQSFEPPTRLSSVRIFSSSVDGDPHFVVQLPKLHENLCFTVDGRAADVLRLLEDPEQGLIVDGHLMGAPSKHGSESRSRTYFDQLIISSPTGSSGDIMITVSLEAVVVEGEGREILPTNRQGSVRRQGVTITVDNHQSCWIQLAKGVRFLVLFHHYKHPDYLQMAHLGFYIIDGEGLSETTQGLLGQFQYADMIVVKNPPDRGAHRLREDIIARGILTWGSEQMAVTLQDKALKDSLQKRHLGRCWVVPKAEVERLLGHSYESYVVNRV